A single region of the Plasmodium malariae genome assembly, chromosome: 7 genome encodes:
- the PmUG01_07010600 gene encoding STP1 protein, whose amino-acid sequence MDSCFSSYVPIFGNDLLRFLTKTEFKKIITHVQEKTNSLKNEKNKQNFRRVCLELAEYLINKKKNPLHFEKQDKWELALKHWLQNYFKVRTRHGICPMIMEEENKNILNLIYEAEDFCSEKNRKKPNCINTDKRSNKKCDSACLSKIQAYNAWINNRKIHFINNADIINRKCQKENSLLPFPNNSCNVLNDKTFEEIPQCETSDPPILKHNEIKKEEKPSTEQDLTVSKEEYSQISPIQTEAINTDHTQSSSEPQEQVQIPSIESTDTQNVAGSAELLPVVTSIFLPNHEILSSGTSAESVSAPSDTETLMLPNDQGIIASFPKELEPVSSTLISPALNNTPGLLKKKKSIKRRQVKLLRILIPSHSNKNKQILTHVHPENTIYDEEKIIKKLKIHEHDMIKNIKSSKQKKDRFKTIIEVHMEVLEEFRNEEWEHKKGEFLELCLEVFEEEEYRTYPNLINGELIMENTKSINDIEKQKILCNKWIKEHRNISEKLKKTVWFNYLKNEWKKEKASIKETEELKMNFSIEIQKISFSEKEKDLWREWISKNHMIIDRYLEQEWDEELTQELLNMIDECVNEEFKNNISLLNTQELQQKVCYDELYKYIKKKLIAKLCILVFMMVLEECKKEDFIENEGLHLDSYINDWTTEVNLGRKSDVTKEIIEYNSNVLENTENTKIPAYTGGEGLRQEIEKWVRIEDTPENSIYNENIVE is encoded by the exons ATGGATTCTTGTTTTTCCTCG TATGTTCCTATTTTCGGAAATGATTTGTTGAGATTCCTTACAAAAACtgaatttaaaaagattATAACACATGTACAAGAAAAAACTAATTccttgaaaaatgaaaagaataagCAAAATTTCCGGCGTGTATGCCTAGAATTGGCTGAATATCtaattaacaaaaagaaaaatccactacattttgaaaaacaaGATAAGTGGGAATTAGCACTAAAGCACTGGTTACAAAATTACTTTAAAGTGCGAACTAGACATGGCATATGTCCTATGATTAtggaagaagaaaataaaaatattttaaatttaatatatgaagCAGAAGATTTCTGTTCtgaaaaaaacagaaaaaaaccAAATTGCATTAATACTGATAAACGTAGTAACAAGAAATGTGATAGTGCATGTTTAAGTAAAATTCAGGCTTATAATGCATGGATTAATAATAGGAAgattcattttataaataatgcagatataattaatagaaaatgccaaaaagaaaattcatTATTACCATTTCCAAATAATTCTTGCAACGTTCTTAATGATAAAACATTCGAAGAAATTCCTCAGTGCGAAACCTCAGATCCACCTATACTTAAGcacaatgaaataaaaaaagaagaaaaaccTTCAACTGAACAAGATTTAACTGTATCTAAAGAGGAATATTCTCAAATATCTCCAATTCAAACCGAAGCAATAAATACAGATCATACTCAGTCTTCATCCGAACCTCAAGAACAAGTTCAGATACCATCAATTGAATCTACAGATACACAAAATGTAGCAGGTTCTGCAGAACTTCTACCAGTTGTTACATCAATATTTCTACCAAATCATGAAATATTATCTTCAGGAACATCGGCAGAATCTGTATCAGCTCCTTCAGATACTGAAACCCTAATGTTACCCAATGATCAAGGAATTATTGCATCATTTCCTAAAGAATTAGAACCTGTCTCTAGCACCCTTATTTCCCCTGCTCTCAATAATACACCAG gattattaaaaaaaaaaaaaagtataaaaagaaGACAAGTAAAATTACTTCGAATACTAATACCTTCACATTCTaacaaaaacaaacaaatttTAACGCATGTTCATCCAGAAAATACAATATATGATGAGgaaaaaatcataaaaaaattaaaaatacatgaacatgatatgataaaaaatataaagtcgTCAAAGCAAAAAAAGGATAGATTTAAAACCATTATAGAAGTACATATGGAAGTACTCGAAGAATTCAGAAATGAAGAATGGGAACAcaaaaaaggagaattttTAGAGTTATGCCTAGAAGTGTTTGAAGAAGAGGAATATAGAACATATCCTAATTTGATTAATGGAGAACTGATAATGGAAAATACTAAAAGTATTAATGAcattgaaaaacaaaaaattttatgcaataaatggataaaagaacatagaaatatttctgaaaaattaaaaaaaacagtatggtttaattatttgaaaaatgaatggaaaaaagaaaaagcttCCATAAAAGAAActgaagaattaaaaatgaatttttcaattgaaattcaaaaaatttcattttcagaaaaagaaaaggattTATGGAGAGAGTGGATATCAAAAAATCATATGATTATAGATCGATACTTGGAACAGGAATGGGATGAAGAATTGACACAAGAATTGCTCAATATGATAGATGAGTGTGTAAAtgaagaatttaaaaataatatttcactTCTAAATACACAAGAGTTACAGCAGAAGGTATGTTATGacgaattatataaatatataaaaaaaaaattaatagcaAAATTGTGTATACTAGTATTCATGATGGTATTGGAAGAATGCAAAAAAGAAGATTTTATAGAAAATGAGGGATTACATTTGGATAGTTACATAAATGACTGGACAACAGAAGTAAACTTAGGGAGAAAATCAGATGttacaaaagaaataattgaATATAATAGCAATGTTTTAGAAAATAcagaaaatacaaaaattccTGCTTATACAGGGGGGGAAGGTCTTAGACaggaaatagaaaaatggGTAAGAATAGAAGATACACCGGAGAATTCCATATATAACGAGAACATAGtagaataa